A genomic stretch from Cydia amplana chromosome 1, ilCydAmpl1.1, whole genome shotgun sequence includes:
- the LOC134653707 gene encoding putative E3 ubiquitin-protein ligase UBR7, which produces MSSNGTNGEDTEMAECEGEKVVTMMDVLQEQQEFEEDANAVLGASDDKNCTYSKGYIKRQAVYACLTCCNDAKNDPDKRAGVCLACSLTCHENHDLVELYTKRNFRCDCGNPKFNHPCQHTENKTSLNDENIYNQNFSGLYCTCHRPYPDPDGDEEEMIQCIVCEDWLHSSHLEATVPSPEVYAEMICKACMDNNEFLHDYSKYAVNGDVDVVSITECDESKRCNGDTNDVNAVNVKTDKVESESANDSGILTKDDNPTEVTNVKTDKVESESANDCGILTKDDNPTEVTNVKTDKVESESANDCGILTKDDNPTEVTDTSHDTIDENNSKDQMDPNLTVSEKSDDEIPTTEKTDEVHAKPVKTSEENPMENDPADGAANPMEENQAKENQEEKPSSDEISDNKLGDNANSDVSSKGQENTDTTNNKGDGTTDVTEQQAANTSQGSNAGDVNGDEPTEVKTEEKQDADTSQVSADNTNVETLQVTNNHLGDKETKENKRKLSTEDSSLDVSAKKPKLRESDCLRPQGERKIFKGATFWPSHFRQKLCTCNECITMYKDLSVLFLIDPEDTVTAYEVLGKEKTDGAASTQYEKGLEALSSLGRIQQINALTEYNKMRDKLLDFLKSFKDRREVVKEEDIKAFFAGMKPKREPDGVYFCR; this is translated from the exons ATGTCTTCTAATGGTACCAACGGTGAGGATACAGAAATGGCGGAGTGCGAGGGCGAAAAAGTCGTAACAATGATGGACGTACTTCAAGAACAACAAGAATTCGAAGAAGACGCTAATGCCGTTCTTGGAGCTTCAGACGACAAAAACTGTACATACAGTAAG GGATATATAAAACGCCAAGCTGTCTATGCATGCCTGACTTGCTGCAATGATGCTAAAAATGACCCAGACAAGCGTGCTGGTGTGTGTCTTGCCTGCAGTTTGACATGCCATGAGAACCATGACCTTGTAGAGCTCTATACCAAACGCAACTTCCGCTGCGACTGTGGGAATCCCAAATTTAACCACCCCTGTCAACATACTGAAAACAAGACATCTCTCAatgatgaaaatatttacaaccaGAATTTTAGTGGTCTCTATTGCACCTGCCACCGACCCTATCCCGATCCGGATGGAGATGAAGAAGAGATGATTCAATGCATAGTATGTGAAGACTGGCTTCATTCTTCACACTTAGAAGCTACAGTACCTTCCCCTGAGGTATATGCTGAAATGATCTGCAAAGCTTGCATGGATAATAATGAATTTCTTCATGATTATAGTAAATATGCTGTTAATGGTGATGTTGATGTAGTGAGTATCACCGAGTGTGATGAGTCCAAACGCTGCAATGGAGATACAAATGACGTGAATGCAGTAAATGTTAAAACAGATAAAGTTGAAAGTGAAAGTGCTAATGACTCTGGCATATTGACAAAAGATGATAATCCCACTGAAGTTACAAATGTTAAAACAGATAAAGTTGAAAGTGAAAGTGCTAATGACTGTGGCATATTGACAAAAGATGATAATCCCACTGAAGTTACAAATGTAAAAACAGATAAAGTTGAAAGTGAAAGTGCTAATGACTGTGGTATATTGACAAAAGATGATAATCCCACTGAAGTTACAGATACCAGTCATGATACTATTGACGAAAATAACTCAAAAGACCAAATGGATCCTAATCTGACAGTCAGTGAGAAATCTGATGATGAAATTCCAACTACTGAGAAAACTGATGAAGTTCATGCTAAGCCTGTTAAAACATCTGAGGAAAATCCTATGGAGAATGACCCAGCTGATGGTGCTGCAAACCCGATGGAAGAAAACCAAGCTAAAGAAAATCAAGAAGAGAAGCCGTCTTCTGATGAAATTTCTGATAATAAGTTAGGCGACAATGCAAACTCTGATGTTAGTTCTAAAGGCCAAGAAAACACAGATACAACTAATAATAAAGGTGATGGTACTACTGATGTCACTGAGCAACAAGCTGCTAATACTTCTCAGGGGTCTAATGCAGGTGATGTCAATGGCGATGAACCAACAGAAGTTAAAACTGAAGAAAAGCAAGATGCTGACACAAGTCAGGTGAGTGCTGATAATACAAATGTTGAAACTTTACAAGTAACAAATAACCATTTAGGAGATAAAGAAACAAAGGAAAATAAGCGAAAATTATCTACAGAAGACTCTTCACTTGATGTTTCTGCCAAAAAACCAAAATTAAGAGAAAGTGATTGCCTTAGACCACAAGGTGAAAGAAAAATTTTCAAAGGCGCTACGTTTTGGCCGAGCCATTTCCGACAAAAATTGTGCACTTGTAATGAATGCATTACCATGTACAAGGATTTGTCTGTTTTGTTCCTAATAGACCCTGAAGATACAGTTACTGCTTATGAAGTTTTAGGCAAGGAAAAAACTGATGGTGCTGCTTCTACTCAGTATGAGAAAGGCCTCGAAGCATTATCATCTCTAGGAAGAATTCAGCAGATTAATGCACTGACAGAGTATAACAAGATGAGAGATAAGTTACTTGATTTTCTCAAAAGCTTTAAAGATAGAAGGGAAGTTGTCAAGGAAGAAGATATAAAGgccttttttgcaggtatgaAACCAAAAAGAGAGCCAGATGGTGTGTATTTCTGCAGataa